One window of the Syngnathus typhle isolate RoL2023-S1 ecotype Sweden linkage group LG21, RoL_Styp_1.0, whole genome shotgun sequence genome contains the following:
- the pmpcb gene encoding mitochondrial-processing peptidase subunit beta — MAASIRLFASAGKCLLRRSLLERNNLKIFTPGAHRLLTTQAAQQVALNVPETKVTTLENGLRVASEDSGLSTCTVGLWIDAGSRYENETNNGTAHFLEHMAFKGTRKRSQLDLELEIENMGAHLNAYTSREQTVYYAKAFSKDLPRAVEILADIIQNSTLGEAEIERERGVILREMQEVETNLQEVVFDYLHATAYQSTALGRTILGPTENIKTINRGDLVEYITSHYKGPRIVLAAAGGVAHNELIDLAKFHFGKLLGRYDSDAPPACPFTGSEIRVRDDKMPLAHIAVAVEAVGWSHPDTIPLMVANTLIGNWDRSFGGGVNLSSKLAQMACQGNLCHSFQSFNTCYTDTGLWGLYMVCEPATIKDMMHFTQKEWMSLCTSVSEGEVARAKNLLKTNMLLHLDGSTPICEDIGRQMLCYSRRIPFHELESRIDAIDATTIKDVCAKYIFNKAPAIAAVGPIEQLPDYNQIHSGMVWMRN, encoded by the exons atggcggcctccatacgTCTGTTCGCGTCTGCGGGGAAATGTTTACTTCGCAGATCGTTACTGGAGAGAAATAACCTTAAAATA TTTACTCCTGGAGCCCACAGACTATTAACTACACAGGCTGCTCAGCAAGTAGCTTTAAATGTCCCTGAAACTAAGGTGACCACTTTGGAAAATGGACTCCGTGTGGCTTCCGAGGACTCTGGGCTTTCCACGTGTACA GTTGGTCTGTGGATTGACGCTGGCAGTCGTTACGAGAATGAGACAAATAATGGCACTGCTCATTTTCTGGAGCACATGGCATTTAAG GGCACCAGGAAGCGATCCCAGCTAGACCTGGAGTTAGAAATTGAGAACATGGGCGCTCACCTAAATGCCTACACATCCAGGGAGCAGACTGTGTACTATGCCAAGGCCTTTTCCAAGGATCTTCCGCGAG CTGTGGAGATCCTGGCTGACATCATACAGAACAGCACGTTGGGCGAAGCGGAGATCGAGCGGGAACGCGGGGTGATCTTGCGGGAGATGCAGGAAGTGGAGACCAATTTACAGGAAGTGGTCTTCGATTACCTCCACGCTACCGCTTACCAGTCCACAGCGCTGGGCAGGACCATCCTGGGCCCCACCGAGAATATCAA GACGATAAATCGAGGAGATCTGGTGGAGTACATTACAAGCCACTACAAAGGTCCGAGAATTGTGCTGGCAGCTGCTGGAG GTGTTGCCCACAACGAGCTGATTGATCTGGCAAAGTTTcactttggaaagcttcttgGCCGCTACGACAGCGACGCGCCGCCTGCCTGCCCCTTTACAGGAAGTGAG ATTCGCGTGCGTGACGACAAGATGCCGCTGGCTCACATCGCCGTCGCCGTGGAGGCCGTGGGATGGTCTCACCCCGACACCATCCCGCTCATGGTGGCCAACACACTTATTGGGAACTGGGACCGCTCATTTGGCGGGGGAGTT AACCTTTCCAGTAAGCTGGCCCAGATGGCGTGTCAGGGGAATCTGTGCCACAGCTTCCAGTCGTTCAACACCTGCTATACCGACACGGGCCTGTGGGGACTCTACATGGTGTGTGAGCCCGCCACCATCAAGGACATGATGCACTTCACGCAGAAAGAATG GATGTCCCTTTGCACCAGCGTAAGCGAAGGCGAAGTGGCACGGGCAAAGAACCTCCTCAAGACAAACATGTTGCTGCATCTCGATG gCTCCACTCCAATCTGCGAGGACATCGGCAGACAGATGTTGTGCTACAGCCGCAGGATCCCTTTTCATGAGCTGGAGAGCCGAATTGAT GCCATCGATGCCACCACCATCAAGGACGTGTGCGCCAAATATATCTTCAACAAAGCTCCAGCCATTGCCGCTGTCG GTCCCATTGAGCAGCTTCCTGACTACAACCAGATCCACAGCGGAATGGTCTGGATGAGGAACTAA
- the phax gene encoding phosphorylated adapter RNA export protein, translating to MDGDLEDGEISGSGSDSEMKMARPMQHAAFSGQSFQNRANTLQPAAAYRNSGRPAESSDSDQDSSDEECAAWRRKRQKVSNSRQPAAIIARPAPNGAAGALRGRKVNNIWGSVVQEQCQDAIAAELCVFGMEGEISMADRNVETYNYVLAHKIMEKERQMEKEQKGDGEVKMLDDQLDEYMRDQGSEERAGGDAKRKRAVKERLGPLAEMDVKGRCEITEDDPEDKVVDEIAYRLQEPKKDLIERVVRIVGAKKAIELLGETATLEENGGVYTMDGSRRRTPGGVYLNLLKNTPSVSRAQIREIFFDESQKDQKSKKAAQKRRRHLVAKKMKQAIGTLNLHEHDDVSRETFASDTNEALESLEEAAKEEEGQEEEHAVGTEETPVVYSSGDLEVF from the coding sequence ATGGACGGCGATCTGGAAGATGGAGAGATTTCCGGGTCTGGTTCAGACTCTGAAATGAAAATGGCCCGACCCATGCAACATGCAGCTTTTAGCGGCCAATCCTTCCAAAACAGAGCTAACACTTTGCAACCTGCAGCCGCTTATAGAAACTCCGGCAGGCCGGCGGAGTCCAGTGACAGCGACCAGGACTCGTCTGATGAGGAATGTGCAGCCTGGCGTCGCAAACGTCAAAAAGTATCCAACAGTCGCCAACCAGCCGCAATCATTGCCCGCCCGGCACCGAACGGCGCTGCAGGCGCATTGCGGGGCCGCAAGGTGAACAACATTTGGGGCTCTGTGGTGCAAGAACAGTGCCAGGACGCGATCGCTGCAGAACTGTGTGTCTTTGGCATGGAGGGTGAGATTAGCATGGCTGACAGAAATGTGGAGACCTACAACTATGTCCTGGCTCATAAAATCATGGAGAAGGAGAGGCAGATGGAGAAAGAGCAAAAGGGTGACGGGGAGGTGAAAATGCTCGATGACCAGTTGGATGAGTACATGAGGGATCAAGGGTCAGAGGAGAGAGCAGGGGGTGACGCCAAGAGAAAAAGGGCAGTCAAGGAGAGACTGGGTCCTTTAGCCGAGATGGACGTTAAAGGCCGATGTGAGATCACCGAAGATGACCCTGAGGATAAAGTCGTGGATGAGATCGCGTACAGGCTCCAAGAGCCCAAAAAAGACCTGATAGAACGTGTCGTGAGAATTGTCGGGGCCAAAAAAGCCATAGAACTTCTCGGCGAGACGGCCACACTGGAGGAAAACGGCGGCGTCTACACCATGGACGGCAGCCGGCGCCGCACACCGGGCGGGGTGTACCTCAACCTTTTGAAGAACACGCCCAGCGTCTCCCGGGCCCAGATAAGAGAGATCTTCTTTGATGAGAGTCAAAAAGATCAGAAGAGCAAGAAGGCGGCTCAGAAGAGGAGGCGCCACCTGGTGGCGAAGAAAATGAAGCAGGCCATCGGCACGCTCAACCTGCACGAGCACGACGACGTATCCAGAGAGACTTTTGCCAGCGACACAAACGAGGCCTTGGAGTCACTCGAAGAGGCCGCAAAGGAAGAGGAGGGCCAGGAGGAAGAGCACGCCGTGGGTACGGAGGAGACGCCGGTCGTGTACAGCTCAGGGGACTTGGAGGTCTTCTGA
- the pus7l gene encoding pseudouridylate synthase PUS7L, with amino-acid sequence MKQDGDAASVPACFISNHEGFLGNIKKFIRDFVVTEIDINGRQVNTGVVAQAPFCSDKISGSRKQDQNLQGSEDADASADCRFDLTISSADNLDLSMVLGQVVSEQLEQFVVSLRDEGEEGEKSGHKELSLGSFTDKYQRANVHRAVRHRFPFLMTVTIQPEIRVREDPDYRELSQLVTEEEAEDFFRFIDAKVQDSSYTFHADDNKEHRAAVHHFLNRRFGKLVETKSFNEHDRTAISVRLRERGRPKKRSAEERREEDVYTAFTLCKENLETLEAISYMAATLGVLPSDFTYAGIKDKRAVTYQSMVVKKVSPQRLMEKRAEFERRGMRLSHVRSVSEPLKLGRLQGNHFDLVVRNLRSHGTGAAHSGVETRRRLAGLVEEALENVKVRGFVNYYGPQRFGTGQSVQSDQVGLALLKEDMVNAVRLFFSPEDGDDPPSKAKRHFLQTDNAKESLALMPASKARERLMLRALNRYGTGPDGCAKAWLSLPHGMRVFYPHAYCSRIWNEAVAHRLATLGHYVRKGDLVWMQEAEKTDECVECKAAQIHVVTEQEEQQGVYALAQVLLPMPGNTVTYPDNAMGAWYQERLARDGLDNCRFRVGGLKLNVPGCYRPLLANLCNLSYQLQTNEEVGGGAGNGARKDEERLKVAAEDAKRDSLTLTLNFDLDSSCYATICLREIMKCDF; translated from the exons ATGAAGCAGGACGGCGATGCAGCCAGTGTGCCCGCGTGCTTTATCTCAAACCATGAGGGCTTTCTTGGAAACATTAAAAAGTTCATCCGAGACTTTGTGGTGACTGAAATAGACATCAACGGACGGCAGGTGAATACAGGAGTAGTCGCCCAGGCTCCGTTTTGCTCGGATAAGATCAGTGGGAGCCGTAAACAGGATCAGAACCTCCAGGGCTCGGAGGATGCCGACGCCTCAGCCGACTGCAGGTTCGATTTGACCATATCGAGCGCTGACAATTTGGACTTGAGCATGGTCTTGGGTCAGGTGGTGAGCGAACAGCTGGAGCAGTTTGTGGTGAGTCTCCGGGACGAGGGGGAAGAGGGCGAGAAGTCGGGCCACAAGGAGCTCTCCCTGGGCTCCTTCACCGACAAGTACCAGCGGGCCAACGTGCATCGGGCCGTCCGACACCGCTTCCCCTTCCTCATGACCGTCACCATCCAGCCCGAGATCAGGGTGAGGGAGGACCCGGACTACAGGGAGCTTTCCCAGCTGGTCACCGAGGAGGAAGCGGAAGACTTCTTCAGGTTCATCGACGCCAAAGTGCAGGACTCGTCCTACACGTTTCACGCCGACGACAACAAGGAGCACCGCGCGGCCGTGCACCACTTCCTCAACCGCCGCTTCGGCAAACTGGTGGAGACCAAGAGCTTCAACGAACACGACCGGACGGCCATCTCGGTGCGACTGAGGGAGCGAGGCAGACCCAAGAAGAGGAGCGCCGAGGAGCGCAGGGAGGAGGACGTCTACACAG CGTTCACTTTGTGTAAGGAAAATCTGGAGACTCTGGAGGCCATCAGCTACATGGCGGCAACGCTCGGCGTCCTGCCGTCAGACTTCACCTACGCCGGCATCAAGGACAAGCGTGCGGTCACCTACCAATCCATGGTGGTCAAGAAGGTCTCGCCTCAACG GTTGATGGAAAAGAGGGCGGAGTTTGAGAGGCGAGGGATGCGTCTTTCTCACGTCCGCTCCGTGTCGGAGCCACTGAAGCTGGGGCGGCTGCAGGGAAACCACTTTGACTTGGTGGTTCGCAATCTGAGGTCGCACGGCACCGGCGCCGCGCACTCGGGTGTCGAGACGCGCCGTCGACTTGCCGGCTTGGTGGAGGAAGCGCTGGAGAACGTCAAG GTGAGAGGTTTTGTCAACTACTACGGGCCGCAGAGGTTCGGAACGGGTCAAAGCGTTCAGTCTGACCAAGTTGGGCTGGCACTACTCAAAGAAGACATG gtgaacgcAGTGCGCTTATTCTTCAGTCCCGAAGACGGCGACGATCCTCCGAGCAAAGCGAAGCGACACTTCCTCCAGACTG ATAACGCAAAGGAGTCCTTGGCGTTAATGCCCGCCTCCAAAGCCCGGGAGCGGCTCATGCTGCGTGCCCTGAACCGGTACGGCACCGGCCCGGATGGCTGCGCCAAAGCCTGGCTCAGCCTGCCTCACGGCATGAGAGTCTTCTACCCGCACGCCTACTGCAGCAG AATTTGGAACGAAGCGGTGGCGCACCGGTTGGCTACGCTGGGTCACTATGTTCGAAAAGGAGACCTGGTGTGGATGCAGGAAGCAGAGAAAACGGACGAGTGCGTAGAATGCAAGGCGGCTCAG ATTCACGTGGTGACCGAACAAGAAGAGCAACAAGGAGTCTACGCTCTCGCTCAG GTGCTGCTTCCCATGCCGGGAAACACGGTGACGTACCCCGACAACGCCATGGGTGCGTGGTACCAAGAGAGACTAGCCAGAGACGGGCTGGACAACTGCCGCTTCCGAGTGGGCGGACTCAAGCTGAACGTGCCGGGCTGCTACCGCCCCTTACTGGCCAACCTGTGCAACCTTAGCTACCAGCTCCAGACCAACGAGGAAGTCGGAGGAGGAGCGGGGAACGGCGCCAGAAAGGACGAGGAACGCTTGAAGGTGGCGGCGGAAGACGCCAAGCGTGACTCGCTCACGCTCACCTTGAACTTTGACCTGGACTCCTCGTGCTATGCCACCATTTGCCTCAGAGAGATCATGAAGTGTGACTTCTAG
- the prickle1b gene encoding prickle-like protein 1b isoform X1, with amino-acid sequence MLFLERPSAMNPELSERGQRPLHRGPEMEPLPGGKKGMVSMSFQRSSTSDDDSGCALEEYAWVPPGLRPEQVQMYFSCLPEDKVPYVNSSGEKHRIRQLLYQLPPHDNEVRYCQSLTEEENRELHIFSAQRKREALGRGTPKILPRALQHTRCENCGGGINGGEMAIFASRAGPNPCWHPACFVCATCQELLVDLIYFYQNGKILCGRHHAEVMKPRCSSCDEIIFADECTEAEGQHWHMKHFACFECGTMLGGQRYIMKDGRPYCCGCFESLYAEYCEACGENIGVDHAQMTYEGGHWHATDECFCCAQCKTSLLGCPFLPKQGRIYCSKACSQGEDIHTSDSSDSAFQSARSRESRRSVRMGKSSRPAGQWRQSQVLNPSTIASASEYKLVEGEVDGDIDDIGQKLSHLGLDEERFWRDREEQDAGGEEDPEEWAQHEDYMTQLLLKFGDQGMLQQIQQPSLKSPSHDRNHLISVSDPWLKPESLGITASSPTPTSPTQSQTSNQSRANSLSPGLMSKKHLPEMYWAQSQDGLGDSAYGSHPGPASARKIHELELDQDQDQPSAGKHTLWQEKRQWYQDTLECIADELRKAGQGVGDSMDSLALSNITGASVDGDGRDRPAVYSLHTMQEPLVGDGCEKMSNMGTYNSSHLHHSNNSLNINLERGGQETTQEGDLATRGGLRSLYPHSEATPPGFVHAPALRRTKSQSRPPQMVKFTDDTVDNGYNDGFEVNVRRHPMSERPQRRAYAHDEAGRERSRPSSHHGRNRQSPHHSRHHRSRKTHSDIALNMVPLEKAQRPYRHHRHHPRERSPSQPLAYPQSRSDFMFQGASQGDRRVQHFMGLYKDEDEWCSTCSSSSSDSEEEGYFLGQPIPQPRPAGRYYAEDYPRVIPLSSQSHGSKTGRRKGHRSKNCIIS; translated from the exons ATGCTTTTCCTGGAG CGACCGAGCGCAATGAACCCGGAGCTCAGTGAACGAGGGCAGCGTCCATTGCATCGAGGCCCTGAGATGGAGCCTCTTCCTGGGGGGAAGAAGGGCATGGTGTCCATGAGCTTCCAGAGGAGCTCCACCTCGGACGACGACTCCGGCTGTGCCCTGGAGGAGTATGCGTGGGTGCCACCAGGACTTAGGCCTGAGCAG GTCCAGATGTATTTTTCCTGCCTGCCGGAGGATAAGGTGCCGTATGTTAACAGCTCCGGAGAGAAACACCGGATCAGGCAGCTCCTCTACCAGCTGCCGCCGCACGATAATGAG GTTCGCTATTGCCAGTCTCTAACAGAGGAAGAGAACAGGGAACTTCATATATTCAGCGCCCAGCGGAAAAGAGAGGCACTCGGGAGGGGGACGCCCAAGATCTTGCCCCGAGCTCTGCAACACACTCGATGCGAAAAC TGTGGGGGTGGTATCAATGGAGGAGAGATGGCGATCTTTGCCTCGAGGGCTGGACCGAACCCCTGCTGGCACCCAGCATGCTTTGTGTGTGCTACATGTCAAGAGCTCCTTGTGGATTTGATCTATTTTTACCAAAATGGCAAGATCCTCTGCGGGAGACACCATGCAGAAGTTATGAAACCAAGATGCTCCTCTTGCGATGAG ATTATCTTCGCAGATGAGTGCACAGAGGCGGAGGGCCAGCATTGGCATATGAAGCACTTTGCCTGCTTTGAGTGCGGGACAATGTTAGGGGGGCAACGCTACATCATGAAAGACGGACGGCCATACTGCTGTGGGTGTTTCGAGTCGCTATATGCAGAGTACTGTGAGGCTTGTGGTGAAAATATCG GAGTGGACCATGCACAGATGACCTATGAAGGTGGGCATTGGCATGCCACAGACGAGTGCTTCTGTTGTGCTCAGTGTAAGACGTCCTTGCTGGGCTGTCCGTTCTTGCCAAAACAAGGGCGCATCTACTGCTCGAAGGCTTGCAGCCAAGGGGAGGATATCCACACTTCAGATTCGTCGGACTCCGCCTTCCAGTCTGCTCGTTCACGTGAATCCCGGCGCAGTGTTCGCATGGGTAAGAGCAGCAGGCCAGCTGGACAGTGGAGACAGTCTCAAGTCTTAAACCCCTCCACCATTGCCTCTGCGAGCGAGTACAAGTTAGTTGAGGGTGAAGTTGATGGGGATATTGATGACATTGGGCAGAAGCTTTCCCATCTAGGCCTGGATGAGGAAAGGTTCTGGAGGGATCGTGAGGAGCAGGATgctgggggagaggaggaccccGAGGAATGGGCCCAGCATGAGGACTATATGACTCAGCTCTTACTCAAATTTGGTGACCAAGGAATGTTGCAGCAGATTCAGCAGCCATCCTTAAAATCTCCAAGCCATGACAGAAACCATCTGATAAGTGTTTCTGACCCTTGGTTGAAGCCAGAATCCCTTGGAATCACTGCCTCGTCACCTACCCCTACCAGTCCCACTCAGAGCCAAACCTCTAATCAATCCAGAGCCAACAGTCTTAGTCCTGGGCTCATGAGCAAGAAGCATCTTCCTGAAATGTACTGGGCACAGTCTCAGGACGGGCTGGGGGACTCCGCCTATGGAAGTCACCCAGGGCCTGCCAGTGCCAGAAAAATTCACGAGTTGGAGTTGGACCAAGATCAGGACCAGCCTAGTGCAGGCAAACATACCCTATGGCAAGAGAAGAGGCAGTGGTACCAAGATACACTGGAATGTATTGCAGATGAGCTGAGGAAGGCGGGGCAGGGTGTGGGGGACTCCATGGACTCGTTGGCATTGTCAAATATCACGG GTGCATCAGTTGACGGAGATGGCAGGGATAGGCCTGCGGTCTACTCCCTTCATACAATGCAGGAACCTTTGGTGGGAGATGGCTGTGAGAAAATGAGCAACATGGGGACCTATAATTCATCTCATCTTCACCACAGTAACAACTCTCTGAACATCAACTTGGAGAGGGGGGGACAGGAGACGACACAAGAGGGAGACCTGGCAACGAGGGGAGGACTTCGGTCTCTGTACCCGCATTCAGAAGCAACACCTCCTGGGTTTGTCCATGCGCCAGCTCTGAGGAGGACTAAGTCACAGTCTAGGCCTCCTCAGATGGTCAAGTTTACAGATGACACTGTGGATAACGGATATAATGACGGATTTGAGGTCAATGTTCGAAGGCATCCCATGAGTGAGAGGCCACAGCGGAGGGCTTACGCCCACGACGAGGCGGGCCGGGAAAGAAGCCGTCCGTCAAGTCACCATGGACGCAACCGACAGAGTCCCCATCACAGTAGACACCACAGGAGCCGCAAAACCCATTCGGACATCGCCCTTAACATGGTGCCTTTGGAAAAGGCGCAGAGACCATATCGACATCACCGACATCACCCCCGCGAAAGGTCTCCAAGTCAACCACTGGCATACCCTCAATCCCGGTCTGACTTCATGTTTCAGGGCGCCTCCCAAGGAGACCGCCGGGTTCAGCATTTTATGGGTCTCTATAAAGATGAGGATGAGTGGTGTTCCACTTGCTCTTCGTCATCGTCGGACTCTGAAGAGGAGGGATACTTCCTGGGCCAGCCCATCCCGCAGCCTCGACCTGCTGGGCGCTACTATGCCGAGGACTACCCGAGGGTCATTCCCCTCTCGTCCCAAAGTCATGGCTCAAAAACTGGTCGTAGAAAAGGCCACCGCTCCAAAAACTGTATTATCTCCTAA
- the prickle1b gene encoding prickle-like protein 1b isoform X2: protein MNPELSERGQRPLHRGPEMEPLPGGKKGMVSMSFQRSSTSDDDSGCALEEYAWVPPGLRPEQVQMYFSCLPEDKVPYVNSSGEKHRIRQLLYQLPPHDNEVRYCQSLTEEENRELHIFSAQRKREALGRGTPKILPRALQHTRCENCGGGINGGEMAIFASRAGPNPCWHPACFVCATCQELLVDLIYFYQNGKILCGRHHAEVMKPRCSSCDEIIFADECTEAEGQHWHMKHFACFECGTMLGGQRYIMKDGRPYCCGCFESLYAEYCEACGENIGVDHAQMTYEGGHWHATDECFCCAQCKTSLLGCPFLPKQGRIYCSKACSQGEDIHTSDSSDSAFQSARSRESRRSVRMGKSSRPAGQWRQSQVLNPSTIASASEYKLVEGEVDGDIDDIGQKLSHLGLDEERFWRDREEQDAGGEEDPEEWAQHEDYMTQLLLKFGDQGMLQQIQQPSLKSPSHDRNHLISVSDPWLKPESLGITASSPTPTSPTQSQTSNQSRANSLSPGLMSKKHLPEMYWAQSQDGLGDSAYGSHPGPASARKIHELELDQDQDQPSAGKHTLWQEKRQWYQDTLECIADELRKAGQGVGDSMDSLALSNITGASVDGDGRDRPAVYSLHTMQEPLVGDGCEKMSNMGTYNSSHLHHSNNSLNINLERGGQETTQEGDLATRGGLRSLYPHSEATPPGFVHAPALRRTKSQSRPPQMVKFTDDTVDNGYNDGFEVNVRRHPMSERPQRRAYAHDEAGRERSRPSSHHGRNRQSPHHSRHHRSRKTHSDIALNMVPLEKAQRPYRHHRHHPRERSPSQPLAYPQSRSDFMFQGASQGDRRVQHFMGLYKDEDEWCSTCSSSSSDSEEEGYFLGQPIPQPRPAGRYYAEDYPRVIPLSSQSHGSKTGRRKGHRSKNCIIS from the exons ATGAACCCGGAGCTCAGTGAACGAGGGCAGCGTCCATTGCATCGAGGCCCTGAGATGGAGCCTCTTCCTGGGGGGAAGAAGGGCATGGTGTCCATGAGCTTCCAGAGGAGCTCCACCTCGGACGACGACTCCGGCTGTGCCCTGGAGGAGTATGCGTGGGTGCCACCAGGACTTAGGCCTGAGCAG GTCCAGATGTATTTTTCCTGCCTGCCGGAGGATAAGGTGCCGTATGTTAACAGCTCCGGAGAGAAACACCGGATCAGGCAGCTCCTCTACCAGCTGCCGCCGCACGATAATGAG GTTCGCTATTGCCAGTCTCTAACAGAGGAAGAGAACAGGGAACTTCATATATTCAGCGCCCAGCGGAAAAGAGAGGCACTCGGGAGGGGGACGCCCAAGATCTTGCCCCGAGCTCTGCAACACACTCGATGCGAAAAC TGTGGGGGTGGTATCAATGGAGGAGAGATGGCGATCTTTGCCTCGAGGGCTGGACCGAACCCCTGCTGGCACCCAGCATGCTTTGTGTGTGCTACATGTCAAGAGCTCCTTGTGGATTTGATCTATTTTTACCAAAATGGCAAGATCCTCTGCGGGAGACACCATGCAGAAGTTATGAAACCAAGATGCTCCTCTTGCGATGAG ATTATCTTCGCAGATGAGTGCACAGAGGCGGAGGGCCAGCATTGGCATATGAAGCACTTTGCCTGCTTTGAGTGCGGGACAATGTTAGGGGGGCAACGCTACATCATGAAAGACGGACGGCCATACTGCTGTGGGTGTTTCGAGTCGCTATATGCAGAGTACTGTGAGGCTTGTGGTGAAAATATCG GAGTGGACCATGCACAGATGACCTATGAAGGTGGGCATTGGCATGCCACAGACGAGTGCTTCTGTTGTGCTCAGTGTAAGACGTCCTTGCTGGGCTGTCCGTTCTTGCCAAAACAAGGGCGCATCTACTGCTCGAAGGCTTGCAGCCAAGGGGAGGATATCCACACTTCAGATTCGTCGGACTCCGCCTTCCAGTCTGCTCGTTCACGTGAATCCCGGCGCAGTGTTCGCATGGGTAAGAGCAGCAGGCCAGCTGGACAGTGGAGACAGTCTCAAGTCTTAAACCCCTCCACCATTGCCTCTGCGAGCGAGTACAAGTTAGTTGAGGGTGAAGTTGATGGGGATATTGATGACATTGGGCAGAAGCTTTCCCATCTAGGCCTGGATGAGGAAAGGTTCTGGAGGGATCGTGAGGAGCAGGATgctgggggagaggaggaccccGAGGAATGGGCCCAGCATGAGGACTATATGACTCAGCTCTTACTCAAATTTGGTGACCAAGGAATGTTGCAGCAGATTCAGCAGCCATCCTTAAAATCTCCAAGCCATGACAGAAACCATCTGATAAGTGTTTCTGACCCTTGGTTGAAGCCAGAATCCCTTGGAATCACTGCCTCGTCACCTACCCCTACCAGTCCCACTCAGAGCCAAACCTCTAATCAATCCAGAGCCAACAGTCTTAGTCCTGGGCTCATGAGCAAGAAGCATCTTCCTGAAATGTACTGGGCACAGTCTCAGGACGGGCTGGGGGACTCCGCCTATGGAAGTCACCCAGGGCCTGCCAGTGCCAGAAAAATTCACGAGTTGGAGTTGGACCAAGATCAGGACCAGCCTAGTGCAGGCAAACATACCCTATGGCAAGAGAAGAGGCAGTGGTACCAAGATACACTGGAATGTATTGCAGATGAGCTGAGGAAGGCGGGGCAGGGTGTGGGGGACTCCATGGACTCGTTGGCATTGTCAAATATCACGG GTGCATCAGTTGACGGAGATGGCAGGGATAGGCCTGCGGTCTACTCCCTTCATACAATGCAGGAACCTTTGGTGGGAGATGGCTGTGAGAAAATGAGCAACATGGGGACCTATAATTCATCTCATCTTCACCACAGTAACAACTCTCTGAACATCAACTTGGAGAGGGGGGGACAGGAGACGACACAAGAGGGAGACCTGGCAACGAGGGGAGGACTTCGGTCTCTGTACCCGCATTCAGAAGCAACACCTCCTGGGTTTGTCCATGCGCCAGCTCTGAGGAGGACTAAGTCACAGTCTAGGCCTCCTCAGATGGTCAAGTTTACAGATGACACTGTGGATAACGGATATAATGACGGATTTGAGGTCAATGTTCGAAGGCATCCCATGAGTGAGAGGCCACAGCGGAGGGCTTACGCCCACGACGAGGCGGGCCGGGAAAGAAGCCGTCCGTCAAGTCACCATGGACGCAACCGACAGAGTCCCCATCACAGTAGACACCACAGGAGCCGCAAAACCCATTCGGACATCGCCCTTAACATGGTGCCTTTGGAAAAGGCGCAGAGACCATATCGACATCACCGACATCACCCCCGCGAAAGGTCTCCAAGTCAACCACTGGCATACCCTCAATCCCGGTCTGACTTCATGTTTCAGGGCGCCTCCCAAGGAGACCGCCGGGTTCAGCATTTTATGGGTCTCTATAAAGATGAGGATGAGTGGTGTTCCACTTGCTCTTCGTCATCGTCGGACTCTGAAGAGGAGGGATACTTCCTGGGCCAGCCCATCCCGCAGCCTCGACCTGCTGGGCGCTACTATGCCGAGGACTACCCGAGGGTCATTCCCCTCTCGTCCCAAAGTCATGGCTCAAAAACTGGTCGTAGAAAAGGCCACCGCTCCAAAAACTGTATTATCTCCTAA